Genomic DNA from Telopea speciosissima isolate NSW1024214 ecotype Mountain lineage chromosome 2, Tspe_v1, whole genome shotgun sequence:
TTGACGCGAAGGTCACAACACGTACTTTCCATCCATAGAGCTGATGTGGTCAGATTTTGTCAAAAAGTGGCATGGATAATGAGAAAAGCATAGAAATagtgtttcacaccgatcaaggtccaaatgataccagaaTTACACGAAATTTTACGTGCAAatacaatatgaccaaataagtcATCCAAATGGATTcgggtcacatcgggtggcccAGATACTGAAAACCATGCTTGGGGTAAAACTATCTTTTTCACAAAAAtgtcagattggagtgaaattcCACTTGTGGGTTTAAGATGGTTAAATAAGACTATCCGAGAGGTTTtggctctacttgggacagtttggttacaaaaagtggaatTAGGGTAAGATGGTAATTTTCCATTGTTTAGTCACCACGTGAGTCAGTCGGGCTTTTATCAGCATCGCCAAGACACACTTtcaaggtgccaaaattcagtgtctacaatggCCAAGGCCCAACAATTTGGGTTAAGATTGATGGTGTGTGTGACACGCCTAACTTATTTGACACGATATGATTTAAGTATATGTTACGCACATATAAGTAGTATCTTAACATTAATGGAATAATTTGTTAtaatttcaatttgatttcatgaaatagtcaacaaatagatttttggtcaaaaaattgaaattgttttagtTGCAttaatctgaaatatttcaagaataagaaatccatttggtagttcaatttatgAGAATAGATTCAATGAAGAGGGTGAAGAGATACACCATTTACTCAtctccttcctcctctccaAAACAATCACGTAATAAAATCGTATTTTGATGTCGCCAATCAACTCTTGAACCAGCCACCACCAACAACCTTGAATTTGCATCTCCGATCAACCTACACAAACCCTTGGATCACTACACCATCATACATGCCATTGTTGTTGTCGTTGTTCCACCTTTTTTATAAACACTCCGTCATCACTCCTTGTCATTCCCGAAATCCCTGCTGCGACATGTTGTCTTCGCCAACCTCGTGACATCCCAACCACTAGCTGTCCTTCTCCTGTGACCACAGCCCCACCGCGACCCTAAACCCTTGCGCATCATCCTCTGCTCCACCCCTCCGTTGTCCTATGAAACCCCAATTATCATCTCCATCACTCCTGCAACCCCAACCTTCTGCAATCCCTACAACTCATCATAACCTTCTGCAATCCCCATCGGAAACCTAGCCTCAACACACCATGAAAACCCCATCTATGATCCCCACCATACAAACCCTCCACTACAAATCCACATAATAATCTCTGAAACCCATCACACAACTCCCTCCTTCAAACTGTTGACCTTGTGCTCCTTCTCTCCGCCTGCAACCCCCGCCCGAAACCCCCTTTGTCTGCCTGCAACACACCTTCCTGAAACCTCCTTGTACGTCTTCTTCTGTTgcaatgtttttttcttttttatcggTAGAAATAGATTAGgagaaatttcaatttcaaaatttaaacaACTATTCACCGATTTCATAATTTCACATTAacttgatttcaatttctcataaataaggtaaaaaaatcatatcaaacacCCAAATATCAATTTATAACTCCATGAAATCGAAACAGAAATCAGACCAAACTAGCCCAATAACTCACGGTTtcaagaatcagaatcagattcGTTGAATCGGTCTATTTGGATCGGAATTGTTTGAACGCAATCCTTATTCCATCCAATTCATACTAGGTTTCTTGGGTTCAGGCTGATTTCGGTGGATTCTTAACCGATTAATTACTACTAAAACCCTGTTCCCAATccaccaaaaaccctagaaaaaaaaaatccctctcAGTCTTCACCGCaacacgaagaagaagaagaagaagaagaagaagaagaggaagaatggTAGTGATGCCGAATCTCCCAGTCGACATAACCAAGGAGATACTCTCAAGGCTACCAGTGAAGTCCCTACTTCGATTCAGGTGCGTATCCAAACTTTGGCGATGTTTGATTAGCGATTCTTACTTCATCACTCTGCACCTCAATcgatccaaggagaaaaagcaGGCTTCTCTCGTTATCATAACTAATGATGATGATAGTTCAATCTCTTACACAATGGTAGAAGAGGTCAATAATTCTTCGTGTCATAATAAATTTATTGATTTGCCTTTCTTAACTCGCATCGAATTGGGGAATTGCGGGCGTAAGCTGGACGTCATTGGATTGGGTTTGTGCAATGGGTTGTTATGTTTTTCGTTGTCAAGGTTTGGCTGTATTTGTTTCAATGACCCCATATACCTTTTGAATCCAGCCACTCGAGAACTAAAGGAGCTTCCTCCACATTCTTCTCCCACTGAATTATATCAGGGCGAACGTTTCACTTGGGTCGGATTTGGGTTTGATCCCATGAGTAGAGACTACAAAGTCGTTAAGATTGTATACACTTATAATTGTGGAGGATCCACAATTCTGCGGAGCGATTTCTGGGTGTACTCATTGAATTCCGATAAGTGGAGAAAACTTGGAGATGATATCCCAGTCCCAAAATTGGACATGATCTCTGATGCTTCACGAAGAACACTCCCAGTTATCAATTCTGCTATTCATTGGATGTTATGTTCATGGAAGATATACTTGTTTGATTTAGTACATGAGGTGTTTAGAGAGTTACCACCTCCTCCTGAAAAAGGATGGTACATTGATCTTTTGGTGATGGGAGGATGCCTTTCTGTTTTCTGTTATACCCGTAAATTATATTCTTCGTTGGTCGAGATGTGGGTGATGAAGGAATATGGTGTCAAGGAATCTTGGACTAAACAGCTAATCGTTTTTAATTATCCATATGGTTGGAAGTATAAACCAGTACATGGTTGGGATTATAAACCAGTAGAATTATGGAACGATGATGAAATTCTGTTCCAGTACAAtgataataataagaaaaataagcTAGTTTTGTACAACACCAGGAGCAAGACAGAAAGGAATCCTGGAATTCATGGACTTCCAACTATGTTCAAAGCATTTGGACACGCAGAGAGTCTTGTTATGCTCAAGAGTGCAGGGGGTAATGGgcgaaagggaaaagaagaagaagatgatgattaaCAAGAAGGTGTAAGAATCAGAACACCTTCTATAATCCTATATCCTCCCACTAAATTGTGCACCAATTTTAATCTTCATTCTTCTAGATTGAACTTGTTAAAGATTTGGATattgattctttttttgttttggtaaataatTTGGATATTGATTCATGTCTTGCATAAgtgtgacttttttttttaatttaaatttccTTTAATGAAACGTAGTTTCCTGCAACTACTAATATTCTTTACAGTAATTTTTTTATCTATTCAAGTTGCCAAGAGTGATTTTAACTAGGCAGTCATTCAAGTTTCTTTGTAAAGAAAGATCAAAGAATAAATATCTAGGCTTCTTATTTATATAATTTAATAACGTTTAGTTTTTCAACTGGATACAATGAAATAGCTGGATATTGATGGTTCCAAGTTGGGACAGGATATATGTAAAGGAAAATTCATATCTAGAAATATTATGATTAGTTTTGCATTTCCCCATCATATTTTGATCACTATTACTTGAAAATTCACTTATTTTCTAGAAATACACTTGCACTGAAAATTGTGAATAAAACCTCTTTCTTccacatttttcctttttcttttcctgtgCACTTGACATGCAAGGCCATGGCTACTCTGATGGTTTAGACGGTCACATTCCGGACATCCAACCGATCATCGACGATTGATTGTATCCAATTCTTCGACACAGCACGTGGTGATCATCCAATGCTCCCAGCATTCCTATATGGTGAGTCACTAGGAGTTGCCATTGCCATACTCATTGCCCTTAAACAAAAGGGGTTATGGAGTGGTTTGGTCTTGAATGGAGCCATGTGTGGTGTGTCTCCAAAATTCAAACCAACTTGGCCACTCGAAAAACTTCCTCTGATCGCAGCTTTCTTCGCTCCGCATTGGATAGTAACAATCACAAAACTATTGGCGATCAAGTCCTATAAGGAGGAGTGGAAGAGAAGATTGGTTATAAGGAGCCCAAATTGCGGGAGTTCTGGTAAGCCTCCTGTTGCCCCTGCATTTGAATTCGTAAGGTTGTCCTAGAAAATAAGGAAAAGGTGCCATGAACTGGGACTATCCATACTAGTGGTGCATGGGGAAGATGATCTTGTTTGTGATCCTGACCCTGCAATACTAGCTTTTGAATTGGCtagaaaaataaagataaaaccCTTAAGATCTTTCCTGGAACGTGAAATCAATTGATCggtgaaacaaaagaaaatgttgAGATTGTCTTTCAAACCATTTTCTCATTGCTTAGAGATCAAGCTGACATAGCAGTACTGCCTCCCATGAACAAGTTTTTATATGCAAAAATGTAGGTGGTGTTGATTATAAGGAAACCTCTTCACAAGTTTCAGATAATTATTTTGTTAtagcaaacaccaacaaaatcaGTAACAGAAACAAGAACCAAGCAAAAGAACACAGAGATATAACATGGTTTACACACCAATATGGTGcgctacatccacgggcgaagacgaaaatgattcactatgcaaatcgaaaaaaaattacaatggaaactctCAAGAGCATCCAAATCGGTGCTGTTGCTCTCTCTTAGAGACCCTAGAACGAAATACCCtaatcttcctctctctttacaataaagcgggtaagaaacataaatactcctccatcggatccgGGCAATCCATCGGGTTGGGTCGAATCGTATAGATCTCAGAAAAAATTCCATTCGagtcgccaccaaaaatgtcgaaACGGATCCAAGAATTCGAAACATACATAACATATTTGAGCCTCAAGATAACATAAAACCCATACATTTGCCTCTTTTTCTGTGCCTCTCTATATCCAAAGAGTACCATCACTAGAAGCATCAATCTTCTAGTGTGGGCATGGCACAGGGTGCTACTTCTCAAATAAATTGTTGGTTTCTACCTTTCAAACCCTGACCTCTAAGTCAAGTCCCTCGTAACTATACATAATAATCTGGGGAAAGTGATTTGAGCGCATCTGGGAGATGgggaacttgagaggataaaaatcccgTTAATAAATGGGTTGGGTTAGTACTGAGGATTGAGATACTTAAtaggttgggttagggttgcgTTGACTTTGACAAGACTCGGAATTGACATGGCACAAAAACAACCCATTGCCACCCTAGATCCATATTTATTTCCAACAGGCTGGGCTGGCTTTGTCTATGTTACAAGGCccaaagatttcatttggatcTAGAATTACCTTGAACTCAGCCTATTGATGTAGATCTTGGTCTGGGCCAAATATGGCATGGAATACGATGCTGAAGTGGAAACCATATTCACTAAATTAGGTGACATTTGCAGCTGCCACTTGGCATTACAATAGGTATGTATAGTagggaaaaaaccctaaacccaattTTCTCCCGGCCTAGCCCAGCCCATGCatccccttccccctctccatgatcagggccaatcagggtcagggttgaaTTTTTCAGACCCTGAGACAGGGCCGGGCCTGGGCCCATCTACATGGACTCAgagttgggctggatttttaAAAAGCCCAGCACAActcgaccctattgcagccttAGTTGTTTCTGCTGATGTGGGTCTGTTGTGCTCATAACAGTTTCCTTGCATTTCACCTTTTCCAATCCCTTCACATgcatttcatcaattttttctTACCGTTAAATAACATGAAGCATTAGGTTAATGTTTAGTTTGTTTTctgtcttctttccttcctttttttttttttctacaaagAAAACTTGtcgtattttttaaatttttttttttttcaaaaaatctttttacaagataattaataattaataaatatttatagggagaaagaatgctacttgggtGTGTGTGGTATGCTGTCCCTACCTTCAGGCACAAGAGTCGGCGAAATGAGTATCGCATCTCATAGAATGGTAGAATTTCTTAAAGATGCAACAGTCATTTTGCCTACTCCTGTGGACGTAGGGCAGCATACTATATGCGCCCAGGTAACGTTCTCCTTCTCTAAGAAATATTTACTCATTTTGTGTCGAGGAAAAGGGTAAAGAGCAATGTGAAGGAACGTGGAGTTAGGTGCAACTACCCATTCCAACCCacgcacatacacacaaaaaaaataaaaatcaagacAGATAAATCCAAAGAAACAATTTGATTGTAGTCACTGACAAGGCTAAGTATCGTGATGTCTCCTCTCCCCATTGGCTTAAATTTTTCTATTCCATCTCTCCTCCAACCATTGTACCATAATTTGTGATGGAGCTTAGAAATCTTAAACTTCTCTCGGTGCATGGCAGGGGTATTATTATTAAGAATAGTAAAAGTAATTTAGTGGTAGCAAAATACAAGTAGAGTAGGAGTTTTTCTGTTGCTTTCATGGAAAGGGAGGcagtcttttttttatttggataggTGTGTGGTGGCTTATTGGTAGAGCTCACAACCGTCAGATTGAGAATATTACTTTCTTTCTGACTCTTAAGGTACTAGTGTCTTTATTATTCGTATaacaaaagattttttttctcatcactatgtctagtgaagtataacgtttcactatttgtcacatgATAGTACATGAGTcaagtccatgtgatagaggaccaagcAAGTATCTCATTGGTACGATTTTAGTTTAAAATGAGTAGAAGaagtaactaaaattacaaaagatatcattttgtgttttaattta
This window encodes:
- the LOC122651167 gene encoding F-box/kelch-repeat protein At3g06240-like — its product is MVVMPNLPVDITKEILSRLPVKSLLRFRCVSKLWRCLISDSYFITLHLNRSKEKKQASLVIITNDDDSSISYTMVEEVNNSSCHNKFIDLPFLTRIELGNCGRKLDVIGLGLCNGLLCFSLSRFGCICFNDPIYLLNPATRELKELPPHSSPTELYQGERFTWVGFGFDPMSRDYKVVKIVYTYNCGGSTILRSDFWVYSLNSDKWRKLGDDIPVPKLDMISDASRRTLPVINSAIHWMLCSWKIYLFDLVHEVFRELPPPPEKGWYIDLLVMGGCLSVFCYTRKLYSSLVEMWVMKEYGVKESWTKQLIVFNYPYGWKYKPVHGWDYKPVELWNDDEILFQYNDNNKKNKLVLYNTRSKTERNPGIHGLPTMFKAFGHAESLVMLKSAGGNGRKGKEEEDDD